From the Streptomyces sp. SN-593 genome, the window CGGCTTGAGCTCCAGCAGGCGGTGCACCGTCGAGGCGGGGGCCCCGGTCAACTCGGCGAGCCGCTTGGCGGCCCTGCCGGTCGGGGCGGCGAGCACCACCTTGGCCTTCTTGGCAGCCGCCAGGGCTACCACCGAGCGCACCGTGAACGACTTGCCGCAGCCCGGGCCGCCGGTGAGCACCGCGACCTTCTGCGTGAGCGCCAGGCGCACGGCCTCCTGCTGCTCGGGGGCGAGGTCCGCGCCGGTCCGGTCGGCGAGCCACGCCAGCGCCTTGTCCCAGTCGACATCCTGGAAGGCCGGCATCCGGTCCTCCGGCCCGCGCAGCAGTCGCAGCACCTGGGCGGAGAGGGCGATCTCCGCGCGGTGGAACGGCACCAGGTACACCGCCCTGACCGGCTCGCCGTCGCCGTCGGGCGACGGGACCCGCTCGCGCACCACGCCCTCCTCGTCGGCCAACTCCCCCAGGCACTCGATCACCAGGCCGGTGTCCACCTGAAGCAGCTTCACCGCGTCGGCTATCAAGCGCTCCTCGGGCAGGAAGCAGTTGCCGCTGTCCGTGGCCTGCGACAGGGCGTACTGGAGGCCGGCCTTGACCCGCTCGGGGCTGTCGTGCGGGATGCCGACGGCCTGCGCGAGCCGGTCGGCGGTCAGGAACCCGATGCCCCACACCTCGGAGGCGAGCCGATATGGCTGGTTCTTCACCACGGAGATGGACGCGTCGCCGTAACTCTTGTAGATCCGCACGGCGATGGACGTGGAGACCCCCACGCCTTGGAGGAAGACCATCACCTCCTTGATCGCCTTCTGCTCCTCCCATGCGGCGGCGATCAGCTTCGTCCGCTTCGGTCCGAGACCCGGCACCTCGACCAGGCGGGTGGCCTCGGTCTCGATGACGTCCAGCGTGTCGGTGCCGAAGTGCTCCACGATGCGCTCGGCGATGCGCGGCCCGATGCCCTTGATGAGCCCGGAACCGAGATAGCGGCGGATCCCCTGCACGGTGGCGGGCAGGACCGTCGTGTAGTTCTCCACCGTGAACTGCTTGCCGTACTGCGGGTGCGAACCCCAGCGGCCGTGCATGCGCAGGGACTCACCGGGCTGCGCGCCGAGCAGGGCGCCGACCACGGTGAGCAGGTCGCCGGCGCCGCGGCCGGTGTCGACGCGCGCGACCGTGTAGCCGTTGTCCTCGTTGGCGTACGTGATCCGCTCAAGGACGCCCTCCAGGACCGAGAGGTGCGGTGCCTCACCCATCTGCTGGCTCCCTCCGGGCCGGTCGGTGATCTGCTCCGAAGGTACCGGCAGTGACCGACATCGCGGCGCCCGTCACCCGCGCGGCTGTGGACAACTCCCCCGGCGCGCGGGAGAAAGCGCGAGGGGCCCGGCCGAAGCCGAGCCCCTCGTCATCCCTCCCCCTGTACCCCCGAAACCCCCCTCGGGCGTACCAGCCGGGCTCCCTGAACCCCCTCCGGGAGCCCCGATGCCATGTACGACACGTCGAGCGGGGAAAGGGTTGTACCGCGGGACGGGAAAATTCCAAGATCTTTTCAGAGCACGTGCCGCCGGTACCGGTCCGCGACCTCGGCGAGCACCTCGGCGCCGTCCCTGGCCCACAGACCGGGGTTGAAGATCTCGACCTCCACCTGGCCCCGGTACCCGGCCTCGTCGGCCCGCACGCGCAGTCCCCGCAGGTCGACGCATCCGTCACCGAGCTGCCCGCGCCCGAGCAGCACCCCTTCGGGCAGCGGCGTCACCCAGTCCGCGACCTGGAAGCTCGCGATCCGCCCGCTCCCGCCGGCACGCGCGATCCCCGCCTCCGCACGGTCGTCCCACCACAGGTGGTAGGTGTCCACGACGACACCCACGTGTTCGGGTGCGAACCGCTCCGCGATGTCCAGCGCCTGTCCCAGCGTCGAGACCACGCAGCGGTCCGAGGCGAACATCGGGTGCAGAGGCTCGATCGCCAGCCGCACACCGTGCTCCGCCGCGTACGGCACGAGTGCGCCGATCGCGTCCGCCACCCGCTCCCGGGCCGCCGCGATGTCCCGCTCGCCCTCGGACAGGCCGCCCGAGACGAGCACCAGGGTGTCGGTCCCGAGCATGGCGGCCTCGTCGATCGCCGCCCGGTTGTCGGCCAGCGCCTCCGCCCGCCGCGCCGGGTCGGACGCGGTGAAGAAGCCGCCCCGGCACAGGGAGGTGACGGCGAGACCGTGCTCCCTCATCAGCGCGGCCGCGTCGCGCACCCCGTACTCCTGGACCGGGGCGCGCCACAGGCCGACCGACCCGATGCCGAGCGCCGTACATCCCTCGGCCAGTTCGGGAAGCGACCACTGCTTCACGGTCTCCTGGTTGATACTCAGGCGTGCGAGGTCCCGCGCGGTGCCCTGGTCGGCGGTCATGCGTCCACTCCGTGTACGGCGAGCAGCCCGCGCATCCGGGCTTCGGCGAGTTCGGGGTCGGCGAACAGGCCGACCCGGTCGGCGAGTTCGTACGCCCGCGCGAGGTGGGGAAGGGAACGCGCGGACTGGAGGCCGCCGACCATGGTGAAGTGGTCCTGGAATCCCGCAAGCCAGGCGAGCAGGACCACTCCGGTCTTGTAGAAGCGGGTGGGCGCCTCGAAGAGGTGCCGCGACAGGCCGACCGTCGGGTCCAGCAACGCCCGGAATCCGGCGGCATCACCGGTGTCCAGGGCGCTGACCGCGGCGGCCGCCACCGGCGCCAGCGGATCGAAGATCCCGAGCAGCGCATGGCTGAAGCCCTCGCCGTCGCCCTCGATCAGCTCCGGGTAGTTGAAGTCGTCGCCCGTGTAGCAGCGCACCCCCTCCGGCAGACGGCGGCGCAGCGCGACCTCCCGGTCCGCGTCAAGCAGCGAGACCTTGATGCCGTCAACCTTGTCCGGATGGGCGGCGATGACCTCCAGGAAGGTCTCGGTCGCGGCGTCGAGGTCGTCGCTGCCCCAGTAGCCAACCAGCGCGGGATCGAACATCGGGCCGAGCCAGTGCAGGATCACCCGGTCGGCGGACTGCCGCAGCAAGTGTCCGTACACCTCCAGGTAGTCGTCGGGTCCTTTGGCGACGGCGGCCAAGGCGCGCGAGGCCATCAGGACGGCCTGCGAACCGGCCTCCTCCACCACTGCCAACTGCTCCTCGTAGGCGGCCGTGACCTCGGCGAGGCCGGCCCCCGAGGCGGCGGCACCGGCCAGTTGGTCGGTGCCCACTCCGCACGCGATCCGGCCGCCCGTCAGCCGCGCCTCCGCAGAGGACCTGCGGATGAGCTCCGCCGCGACCGGCCAGTCCAGGCCCATGCCGCGCTGCGCGGTGTCCATGGCCTCGGCCACCCCGAGCCCCGTGCTCCACAGGTGGTGGCGGAACGCGAGGGTCGCGTCCCAGTCCACGGCCGCGGGGGCGTCGGCCGCGGTGCGCATCGGGTCGGCGACGACGTGGGCGGCCGAGTAGACCACCCTGCTGCGCAGGGGCAGTCCCGCCGCATGGACGACGGGTTCGGAACGTGGCCGGTAGGCGCGCAGTTCACCGGACGCGTCGGGCAGCAGGAGGGTCACAGCGACAGCTCCGGGACCTCGAAGCGGCGGCCTTCCTCGGAGGACCTCAGGCCGAGCTCGGCGAGCTGGACGCCCCGGGCACCGGCCAGCAGGTCCCAGCGCCACGGCTCGTCGAGCGCCACGTGGCGCAGGAAGAGCTCCCACTGCGCCTTGAAGCCGTTGTCGAAGTCGGCGTTGTCCGGGACCTCCTGCCACTGGTCGCGGAAGGTCTCCGTCGCCGGCAGGTCGGGGTTCCAGACCGGCTTGGGCGTGGCCGAGCGGTGCTGGACGCGGCACTTGCGCAGCCCCGCGACGGCGGAGCCGTGGGTGCCGTCCACCTGGAACTCGACCAGTTCGTCCCGGTTGACCCGCACGGCCCAGGAGGAGTTGATCTGCGCGACGGCCCCGCCCTCCAACTCGAAGACACCGTAGGCCGCGTCGTCCGCGGTGGCGCCGTACGGCTTGCCCTGCTCGTCCCAGCGCTGCGGGATGTGGGTGGCGGTGAGCGCCTGGACGCTGCGCACCCGGCCGAACAGCTCGTGCAGCACGTAGTCCCAGTGCGGGAACATGTCCGCCACGATGCCGCCGCCGTCCTCGGCACGGTAGTTCCAGGACGGGCGCTGCGCGCTCTGCCAGTCGCCCTCGAAGACCCAGTACCCGAACTCGCCGCGCACGGAGAGGATCCGGCCGAAGAAGCCCCCTTCGACCAGCCGCCGGAGTTTCTGCAGGCCGGGCAGGAAGAGCTTGTCCTGCACCACGCCGTGCTTCACTCCGGCCTCGGTGGCGAGCCGTGCGAGTTCCACGGCTCCGGCCAGCGTGGTGCCCGTCGGCTTCTCGCAGTAGATGTGCTTGCCTGCCGCGATGGCCTGCCTGACCGCCCCTTCGCGGGCGGAGGTCACCTGGGCGTCGAAGTAGATCTCGACCGACGGGTCGGCCAGGACCCCGTCCAGGTCGGTGCTCCAGTGCTCGATGCCGTGCCGCTCGGCGATCGCGCGCAGCGCGTGCTCGCGGCGGCCGACGAGTACGGGCTCCGGCCACAGCACAGTGCCGTCGCCCAGGTCGAGGCCGCCCTGCTCGCGCAGGCCGAGGATGGACCGTACCAGGTGCTGCCGATAGCCCATGCGTCCGGTGACGCCGTTCATGGCGATCCTCACGGTCTTGCGTGTCATGGGCCTCTCCTGGGCGGTCGGGGGCGGGGTGGGAAGTGCGGTCGGCAAGGTGCTCGCGGTAGGGGCTCGCACCATAGCAAGCGCTTTCTTCCGTATCACGCTAGCTTGCGCGAGTGGCGGTCGACAAGACTCTCCTGGATGCCGAGGTAAGCGCTTGCTGGCGTGACGGCCTGCGGAACTGCGGCGTGGCTGCCGCGGGCGGCGACGAGGTGAGAGCATGTGCCGTCGACGCTCGACAGCCGGTGCGACGCCGGCCGGAGCGATCCCCCAGCCGCCGCACGAGGAGGTCAGGACCGATATGGCAGTGACGCTGGCCGATGTCGCGGCGCGCGCGGGAGTGTCGTCGGCGACCGTCTCCCGGGTCCTCAACGGCAACTACCCGGTGGCCGGCAGCACCAGGGAGCGGGTGCGGCGGGCCGTGGCGGAGCTGGACTACGTCGTCAACGGTCAGGCGCGAGCGCTGGCCGCGGCGAGCTCCGACCTCGTCGGCGTCCTGGTCAACGACGTGGCGGACCCCTTCTTCGGCCTGATCGCCAGCGCGCTCCAGCGCGAGATCGGTGCCGGCCCCGGCAACCCTCCGAGCGGCGGCAAGCTGGCGGTGGTCTGCAACACCGGCGGGTCGCCCGAGTCCGAACTCACCTATCTCACCCTGCTCGAACGCCAGCGCGCGGCCGGCGTGGTACTGACCGGGGGCGCGGTCGAGGACGGGCCGCACACGGCCGCGGTGGCCGCCAGGCTGGCCCGGCTGGCCTCCTCCGGCACGCGGATCGTGCTGTGCGGGCGCCCGCCGCTGCCCGATACGGCGCCCGGCATCACGACCCTCACCTTCGACAACCGGGGCGGGGCGCGACGGCTGACCGAGCACCTGCTGTCGCTGGGGCACCGCCGGATCGGCTGCGTGGCCGGCCCGCCCGAACGCAGCACCACGCGGCACCGCCTCGAAGGCCACTACGCGGCACTGGCCGCCCACGGGCTCGTTCCCGGGGACGGCGACGCGGTGGGCAGTGGGGACCTGCCGGGCCAACCCGTCGTGTACGGCGGGTACGACCGCTCGTCCGGCTACGACGGCGCACTGGAACTGCTGCGCAAGGACCCCTCGGTGACCGCGGTCGTGGCGTCCAACGACGCCGCCGCGCTCGGCGTGTGCGCCGCCCTGCGCGACCGCGGGCTCCGCGTCCCCGGCGACATCTCCGTGGCCGGGTTCGACGACCTCCCGTTCAGCGTCGACGCCTCGCCGGCGCTGACCACCGTCCGCATCCCGCTCCAGGAGGCGGGAGCGCGCGCGGGCCGGCTGGTGCTGGGTCGGTCGGCCCCGCCGCCGGGCTGGGTGGCCACGGTGACCACGGAACTGATGGTCCGGGAGTCCACCGCGCCACCGGCCCATCCAGCCCGCACGGCCCGCACGGACCGCTGAAAGTTATCCACAGGCGGGAAAAATGGGCTTTCGCGGGGCTCCGCCACGGTCCTACCTTTGACTCAGGCAAAGAAAGAACAGAAAGGCCGGAGTCGTCATGGCAGTCCAGGAGATCCGCGCGTTCAACCGCTTCTACACCAACCTCATCGGCGCGCTCGACTACAGCCGCCACCTCCACACACCGTTCACGCTCACCGAGGCGCGCGTGCTCTACGAACTCGCGCACGCGCGACGCACCGACGCGGCCGACCTGCGCGTGGAGTTGTCACTCGACGCCGGCCATCTCAGCCGGATGCTGTCGAAGTTCGAGGAGAGGCAGCTCGTCACGCGCAGGCCATCCGAGCAGGACGCGCGAAGACAGCGGATCGAGCTGACCACGCGGGGGAAGGAGGCCGCGTCCCTGCTGGAGGACCGCGCGCAGGAGGCCGTGAGTTCGCTGGTCGGCCGGATAGCACCGGAGGACCGGCCGCGGCTCACCGCTGCGATGAGCACGGTCCGCGAGATCCTGCACGACGACCACCGCTTCACCCCTGGCCCGCGCGTCGTCCTGCGCTCGCCCCGCCCGGGCGATCTGGGGTGGGCCATCGAGCGGAACGCCTCGGTGTACGCGGCTGAGTACGGCTGGGACGAGGAATACGAAGCTCTGGTCGCGCGCATCGTCGCGGACTACGCGTCGGGCCGCGACCCGCACCGCGAGGCGATGTGGGTGGCCGAACTCGACGGCGAGCGGGCGGGATGCGTCTTCTGCGTGCGGGACGACGCGCCCGGGACCGCGCGGTTGCGCCTGCTGCTGGTCGATCCGGCCGCCCGGGGCCACGGGATAGGCGGGCGCCTGGTGGACACGTGCGTCGCCTTCGCCCGCCAGGCCGGTTACGACGCGCTCGTCCTGTGGACCAACGACGTCCTGTCCGGGGCCCGCAGGATCTACGAGCGGGCCGGGTTCGAGCTGATCGCCGAGAACCCCCACCACAGCTTCGGCCGGGATCTGGTGGGACAGGACTGGCGCCTGACCCTGTGACCAGTCCGGGCGGCACCCCGACTGGCACGGAGCGGGGCGAGGACAGGTGCGGAGCGGACGTCCTGGGCGCTCCGCCGACGGATCACCGCGGTCGAAAGGAGGTCGAACCAGGGCGGGCGGGTGGGCGACACGCCGACGCGGCGAGGCCCGGTCGCGGTTGACCCCGCGCGGGCCCCGTGCCTAGTGTCCGGCAAATGAGACTCGCCTTCTCCACCCTCGGACTCCCCGCGTTGCCCATCGACCAGGTCGTGCGACTCGCGGCAGAAAACGGCTACCACGGCGTCGAGTTGCGCGCGAGCGACGAGGAACCGGTGCACCCGGGGCTCGACGCGGACGAACGCGCCCGGGTGGTCGAGCAGTTCGCGTCCGCCGGCATCACCATCCTCACCGTGGCCGCCTACGCGAGGGTGGCGGCCCGGGGCGAGGACGGCCCGGTGCTGGCCGAGGTCGAAGCCGCTGTCGACCTGGCCGCCGACCTGGGGGCGTCCTACGTCCGGGTCTTCCCGGGCGGAGGCGACCTGCCGGTTGCTGAGGCGGACGCGCTGGCCGAACGGCGCCTGGCAGCGGTGGCACCGCATGCGACCGACCGCGGGGTACGAGTGCTGCTGGAGACGCACGACTCGCACCGGTCCGGCGCCGACGTGGCGCGGGTGCTGGGAGCTGTCGGGCACCACGCCGTGGGTGCGATCTGGGACGTGATGCACACCTGGCTGGCCGGTGAGCAGCCGTCCTCGACCTATCCCGCACTCGCCCCGTACCTGGGATACGTGCAGGTCAAGGACATCGCCTCGGCGGAGGAGCGAACCCCGCTGGCGCTCGGCAAGGGTGCGCTGCCATTGGCGGAGACGATCGAGGTGCTCAGCCGCGCCGAGTGGGACGGCTGGCTGTGCTGGGAGTACGAGAAGAGGTGGAATCCGCAGGCGGAGGAGTTCCCGGGTCTGCTGGAGGCCGGACGGGAGCACCTGGCCCGGCTGTTGTCGGAGTCGGCCTGAGCATCCGGGGCGGCGGGCGCACGGCAACGTGACGGCCGGGCGTCCGGGCGGCCGGTGCCGTCCGGGCGGCCGGTGGATGGCGGCAGTGGGAAGGAGCCTGCGGGCGTGCTCGATCTGGGACGGTTGAGGGCGCTGCACGCGGTGCACACGCACGGGTCGATCGGTGCGGCGGCAGCGGCGCTGGGATACACACCCTCGGCGGTGTCCCAGCAGGTCGCGAAGTTGGAGCGCGAGGCCGGTTCGGTGCTGCTGGAGCGGCAGGGCCGCGGGGTGGTGCTGACGGACGCCGCGCTGCTGCTGGTGGCCGCCGCGCAAGAGCTGATGCGGGTGGTGGAGTCGGCCGAGGTCGCGTTGGAGGAGCAGCGCGGCCGCCCGGGCGGGCGGTTG encodes:
- the recD2 gene encoding SF1B family DNA helicase RecD2 — translated: MGEAPHLSVLEGVLERITYANEDNGYTVARVDTGRGAGDLLTVVGALLGAQPGESLRMHGRWGSHPQYGKQFTVENYTTVLPATVQGIRRYLGSGLIKGIGPRIAERIVEHFGTDTLDVIETEATRLVEVPGLGPKRTKLIAAAWEEQKAIKEVMVFLQGVGVSTSIAVRIYKSYGDASISVVKNQPYRLASEVWGIGFLTADRLAQAVGIPHDSPERVKAGLQYALSQATDSGNCFLPEERLIADAVKLLQVDTGLVIECLGELADEEGVVRERVPSPDGDGEPVRAVYLVPFHRAEIALSAQVLRLLRGPEDRMPAFQDVDWDKALAWLADRTGADLAPEQQEAVRLALTQKVAVLTGGPGCGKSFTVRSVVALAAAKKAKVVLAAPTGRAAKRLAELTGAPASTVHRLLELKPGGDAAYDRDRPLDADLVVVDEASMLDLLLANKLVKAVPPGAHLLFVGDVDQLPSVGAGEVLRDLLAPGGPVPAVRLTRIFRQAQQSGVVTNAHRINSGVPPVTQGLADFFLFAEEDSEEAARLTVDVVARRIPARFGLDPRRDVQVLTPMHRGPAGAGVLNGLLQQAVTPSRPDVAERRFGGRTFRVGDKVTQIRNNYEKGANGVFNGTVGVVTALDAVEQKLTVRTDEDEEVGYDFDELDELTHAYAVTIHRSQGSEYPAVVIPVTTGAWMMLQRNLLYTAVTRAKRLVVLVGSRRAIGQAVRTVSAGRRFTALDHRLDLGAK
- a CDS encoding sugar phosphate isomerase/epimerase family protein, with amino-acid sequence MTADQGTARDLARLSINQETVKQWSLPELAEGCTALGIGSVGLWRAPVQEYGVRDAAALMREHGLAVTSLCRGGFFTASDPARRAEALADNRAAIDEAAMLGTDTLVLVSGGLSEGERDIAAARERVADAIGALVPYAAEHGVRLAIEPLHPMFASDRCVVSTLGQALDIAERFAPEHVGVVVDTYHLWWDDRAEAGIARAGGSGRIASFQVADWVTPLPEGVLLGRGQLGDGCVDLRGLRVRADEAGYRGQVEVEIFNPGLWARDGAEVLAEVADRYRRHVL
- a CDS encoding dihydrodipicolinate synthase family protein produces the protein MTLLLPDASGELRAYRPRSEPVVHAAGLPLRSRVVYSAAHVVADPMRTAADAPAAVDWDATLAFRHHLWSTGLGVAEAMDTAQRGMGLDWPVAAELIRRSSAEARLTGGRIACGVGTDQLAGAAASGAGLAEVTAAYEEQLAVVEEAGSQAVLMASRALAAVAKGPDDYLEVYGHLLRQSADRVILHWLGPMFDPALVGYWGSDDLDAATETFLEVIAAHPDKVDGIKVSLLDADREVALRRRLPEGVRCYTGDDFNYPELIEGDGEGFSHALLGIFDPLAPVAAAAVSALDTGDAAGFRALLDPTVGLSRHLFEAPTRFYKTGVVLLAWLAGFQDHFTMVGGLQSARSLPHLARAYELADRVGLFADPELAEARMRGLLAVHGVDA
- a CDS encoding Gfo/Idh/MocA family protein produces the protein MTRKTVRIAMNGVTGRMGYRQHLVRSILGLREQGGLDLGDGTVLWPEPVLVGRREHALRAIAERHGIEHWSTDLDGVLADPSVEIYFDAQVTSAREGAVRQAIAAGKHIYCEKPTGTTLAGAVELARLATEAGVKHGVVQDKLFLPGLQKLRRLVEGGFFGRILSVRGEFGYWVFEGDWQSAQRPSWNYRAEDGGGIVADMFPHWDYVLHELFGRVRSVQALTATHIPQRWDEQGKPYGATADDAAYGVFELEGGAVAQINSSWAVRVNRDELVEFQVDGTHGSAVAGLRKCRVQHRSATPKPVWNPDLPATETFRDQWQEVPDNADFDNGFKAQWELFLRHVALDEPWRWDLLAGARGVQLAELGLRSSEEGRRFEVPELSL
- a CDS encoding LacI family DNA-binding transcriptional regulator; protein product: MAVTLADVAARAGVSSATVSRVLNGNYPVAGSTRERVRRAVAELDYVVNGQARALAAASSDLVGVLVNDVADPFFGLIASALQREIGAGPGNPPSGGKLAVVCNTGGSPESELTYLTLLERQRAAGVVLTGGAVEDGPHTAAVAARLARLASSGTRIVLCGRPPLPDTAPGITTLTFDNRGGARRLTEHLLSLGHRRIGCVAGPPERSTTRHRLEGHYAALAAHGLVPGDGDAVGSGDLPGQPVVYGGYDRSSGYDGALELLRKDPSVTAVVASNDAAALGVCAALRDRGLRVPGDISVAGFDDLPFSVDASPALTTVRIPLQEAGARAGRLVLGRSAPPPGWVATVTTELMVRESTAPPAHPARTARTDR
- a CDS encoding bifunctional helix-turn-helix transcriptional regulator/GNAT family N-acetyltransferase — translated: MAVQEIRAFNRFYTNLIGALDYSRHLHTPFTLTEARVLYELAHARRTDAADLRVELSLDAGHLSRMLSKFEERQLVTRRPSEQDARRQRIELTTRGKEAASLLEDRAQEAVSSLVGRIAPEDRPRLTAAMSTVREILHDDHRFTPGPRVVLRSPRPGDLGWAIERNASVYAAEYGWDEEYEALVARIVADYASGRDPHREAMWVAELDGERAGCVFCVRDDAPGTARLRLLLVDPAARGHGIGGRLVDTCVAFARQAGYDALVLWTNDVLSGARRIYERAGFELIAENPHHSFGRDLVGQDWRLTL
- a CDS encoding sugar phosphate isomerase/epimerase family protein, yielding MRLAFSTLGLPALPIDQVVRLAAENGYHGVELRASDEEPVHPGLDADERARVVEQFASAGITILTVAAYARVAARGEDGPVLAEVEAAVDLAADLGASYVRVFPGGGDLPVAEADALAERRLAAVAPHATDRGVRVLLETHDSHRSGADVARVLGAVGHHAVGAIWDVMHTWLAGEQPSSTYPALAPYLGYVQVKDIASAEERTPLALGKGALPLAETIEVLSRAEWDGWLCWEYEKRWNPQAEEFPGLLEAGREHLARLLSESA